The Raphanus sativus cultivar WK10039 chromosome 2, ASM80110v3, whole genome shotgun sequence genome includes a region encoding these proteins:
- the LOC108840137 gene encoding uncharacterized protein LOC108840137, translating into MGTLVGHIVPGFFFFALGLWHLFNHIKLYSLHPNSYISCVWFPLSKPRYLEPLLIIIASSLSISVELFLGQKNHQPFDPNDGTIPSNHLHNFEHSCISITFITYAAFAIVFDKIRPMAHRDLINLIAALAFAQQLFLFHFHSSDHTGVEGHYHLLLQLVVFVSLVTTLLGIALPSSFLVSFVRSLSISFQGIWLMSMACMLWTPSLVPKDCFLHIEEGKHTIRCSSVKALHRALSLVNIQFSGFLVVVTIFAMWFYIFLQRIYGETIEYSELRTKESKDVM; encoded by the coding sequence ATGGGAACATTGGTGGGTCACATCGTACCAGGATTTTTCTTCTTTGCACTTGGTCTATGGCACCTCTTTAACCACATCAAACTATATTCTCTACATCCAAACTCATACATATCATGTGTATGGTTTCCCCTTTCCAAACCAAGATATTTAGAGCCTCTCTTGATCATTATAGCCTCCTCACTTTCCATTTCTGTGGAACTCTTTCTTGGCCAAAAAAATCACCAACCATTTGATCCCAATGACGGAACTATCCCGTCAAACCATCTTCATAACTTTGAACACTCTTGCATCTCTATCACCTTCATCACCTATGCAGCTTTTGCCATCGTCTTTGACAAAATAAGACCAATGGCTCACAGGGACCTCATCAACTTGATTGCAGCCCTCGCGTTCGCCCAACAACTCTTTCTCTTCCATTTCCACTCGTCCGACCATACGGGCGTCGAGGGCCACTACCATTTGTTGTTACAGCTAGTGGTTTTTGTCTCTTTGGTAACAACACTCTTGGGGATCGCCTTGCCAAGTAGCTTCTTGGTGAGTTTTGTTCGGTCACTTAGTATTTCTTTCCAAGGAATATGGCTCATGTCAATGGCTTGCATGCTTTGGACGCCAAGTCTGGTTCCCAAGGATTGTTTTCTTCACATTGAAGAGGGTAAACATACCATTAGATGCTCAAGCGTCAAAGCTCTTCATAGAGCATTATCATTGGTTAATATCCAATTCAGCGGGTTTCTGGTGGTTGTGACCATCTTTGCAAtgtggttttatatttttttgcaaaGGATCTATGGTGAGACAATTGAATATTCTGAGCTTCGAACAAAGGAATCCAAAGACGTGATGTGA